A genomic window from Silene latifolia isolate original U9 population chromosome Y, ASM4854445v1, whole genome shotgun sequence includes:
- the LOC141633926 gene encoding electron transfer flavoprotein subunit alpha, mitochondrial-like, whose translation MAMGAIFRNIQLHKPWFSLHHISASRFISTLVLAEHESGHIKSSSISSVEAAKSLSEDNTISVLLAGSGPSLQEAATHAASCHPLVSQVLVADSDKLKYPLAEAWAKLLESVQKTGGYSHILAASGSFGKNLLPRAAALLDVSPITDVTVISGSYQFVRPIYAGNALCTVRYIGESPCMLTVRSTSFPITSGARANAAPIHQVDLSTFSEDVLDKSRYVKQSSQDTERPDLGNARIVVTGGWGLKSAENFKMIEELAEKLSAAVGATRAAVDAGFIPNELQVGQTGKIVAPELYMAFGVSGAIQHIAGTRDSKVIVAVNKDSDAPIFQVADYGLVGDLFEIIPELLEKLPEKK comes from the exons ATTAGCACACTGGTCTTGGCGGAACATGAAAGCGGTCACATAAAGTCATCATCTATTAGTTCAGTAGAGGCTGCAAAGTCATTAAGTGAGGATAATACAATCTCGGTGTTATTGGCTGGGTCTGGCCCTTCTCTTCAAGAAGCTGCTACACACGCTGCCTCATGTCATCCTCTCGTTAGTCAG GTACTTGTGGCTGATTCAGATAAATTAAAATATCCATTGGCTGAAGCTTGGGCAAAACTACTTGAATCAGTTCAGAAGACAGGTGGATACTCACATATTCTTGCTGCTTCGGGTTCATTTGGGAAGAATTTATTGCCACGTGCGGCTGCACTTTTAGATGTGTCTCCTATCACAGATGTAACTGTGATATCTGGGTCTTATCAATTTGTGAG GCCTATTTACGCTGGAAATGCTCTTTGTACAGTGAGATACATTGGGGAGTCTCCATGCATGTTGACGGTCCGTTCTACCTCCTTTCCTATTACATCAGGAGCGAGGGCTAATGCTGCTCCCATTCATCAGGTCGATCTCTCAACCTTTAGTGAAG ATGTTTTAGATAAATCACGATATGTCAAGCAAAGCTCCCAAGATACGGAGCGCCCAGATCTTGGAAATGCCCGCATTGTAGTGACTGGAGGATGGGGTCTGAAAAGTGCTGAGAATTTTAAAATGATAGAGGAGCTTGCTGAGAAACTTAGTGCAGCAG TTGGAGCAACACGTGCTGCTGTTGATGCTGGATTCATTCCCAATGAATTACAG GTTGGGCAAACAGGAAAGATCGTTGCGCCAGAATTATATATGGCTTTTGGTGTCTCCGGAGCAATACAACACATAGCAGGCACGAGAGATTCCAAAGTCATTGTTGCTGTAAATAAGGATTCAGATGCGCCTATCTTTCAG GTGGCGGATTACGGACTGGTTGGGGACCTTTTTGAGATCATACCAGAGTTGCTGGAGAAGCTTCCCGAGAAAAAATAA
- the LOC141629417 gene encoding uncharacterized protein LOC141629417, translating into MRVLVWFLATLWCLWCTRNRILFKEEPFHPIMFFNSWNLLVRTADQAMDWVTKAKDDSGINENDVGENGIVWIRDSNPFHVVGTPSSCERIRIMVDASWKSVRQAGIGWVALTDTGSIFFEASKVIVADSATQAEALGVKEVLLWAKSSGYWHLEVSSDCLPIIGHLAGIEQAHHSASGTLDDIRFLCSFFHCLSFSFIPRSFNLLAHGLAYKAMIR; encoded by the coding sequence ATGCGGGTCCTCGTTTGGTTCCTTGCTACATTGTGGTGCTTGTGGTGTACCAGAAATAGGATTTTGTTTAAGGAGGAGCCTTTCCACCCCATTATGTTCTTTAACTCATGGAATTTACTGGTGAGGACGGCTGACCAAGCTATGGATTGGGTGACTAAGGCAAAGGATGATTCTGGTATAAACGAGAATGACGTGGGTGAAAATGGCATTGTGTGGATCCGAGATAGTAACCCATTTCATGTTGTTGGGACGCCATCCTCTTGTGAACGCATTCGAATTATGGTTGATGCGAGCTGGAAATCTGTTCGTCAGGCAGGTATTGGATGGGTCGCGTTGACGGATACCGGGAGTATATTCTTTGAGGCTAGTAAGGTTATTGTGGCAGACTCTGCTACTCAGGCTGAGGCTTTGGGTGTCAAAGAGGTTCTTTTGTGGGCAAAGAGCTCCGGATACTGGCATTTGGAAGTTTCTTCAGATTGTCTTCCGATTATTGGTCATCTTGCAGGGATTGAACAAGCTCACCACTCGGCTTCAGGAACCCTTGATGATATTCGCTTTCTTTGCTCTTTTTTCCATTGTTTATCATTTAGTTTTATTCCTAGATCTTTTAATTTGCTTGCTCATGGCCTTGCTTATAAGGCTATGATTAGATAG